ATTCTTACTTGAATAAAAGTCTACTGTAAACAAGGGAAATTCAAAAATCTCTAAAATCAAGGTTTAATTTTCAGTTACTCTGgactaagattttttttcttcagtaaaagATAGAGTGCTTTAGTCAGGGTCTCTGTCTTAGCCTAATGTTGCTTTGCACCTTcagcatttgttttcccttaTCCATGCGTCAGTGCCAAGAAATAGTCATTACCACATAGTGAATGATGTATTACATTATATTGAGGTTAACTTTGGTGTAATTTTTGTTGATGATTAAGATTGCCTGACCTTGTTGtctgtttctctttcccaaAGGAATATATCCATCGTGTTGGTAGGACTGCCAGAGGAATAAATGGTAGAGGACATGCTCTGCTCATCTTACGACCAGAAGAACTGGGCTTCCTTCGTTATCTGAAACAAGCCAGGGTAAACTTCTGTCCAGTTTTTAAAGGCAAaactttggtttggtttggtttggtttttcaaTGAACACTCTCATGTTGTTTAATTCAGAAAGAAGATCAGTCTTCTTTTAAAGGTAATCATTTTAACAgaactgcacagagctgcttggTTGCTCTCCTTTTGGACTTGTTTTGtgactttaattaaaaagtgatttaacTTCTAAAGCAAAAGTGGTAAAAAATGGTGTCATACTGAGTGTCTCTATTACTCTGGCTTAAAGGAAGTGATAATACTGTCATATTGATGTAAAGGCACTTTCCAGATACAGCTGTGGtattaaaaaatctgttatcTAGCTGATTGTTTTCTATTTGTCCTTGTTCTTAAACACATTCACTATATTTACACAGTGTAAACAATGTTGAtacttcatttcttcttttgttttaaaggtaCCACTAAgtgaatttgaattttcttgGTCAAAAATATCAGACATCCAGTCTCAGGTATGACATGTTTTTACACTTCGGCTACTTTGAATATCTTTATTATAATTTGCATGGAGAATGTTGCGGTCTATAATGACTGCAAATCAAAAATATGTGTGCTTCTTAAGGAATATGAGTATATAAGCCcgtgtgtatttttaattatctgGTGTTAAGAAAGCTCAACATCAGCTAAAATTCTTTTGTGCTCCTGTGCTACCAAAATAGCCAAGGAACACAGAGTTGAGGGGACTGGCATAGATAATTCTGAAGATGTGAGTTTCTGTTGTTGATTACTTTTGTGAATCATTCTTTTGATAAGAGTCCTGTAAAGTTTCTTTGCAGTAACTTGAATTTAAGCTTGCAAGTACAGGATGCAGTGGAGACAGTCCTTACAGAGAGAGGTTCCTAATTAAGGGTAATCAGGAAGAAGTGGTGCCTAATGTAGCTTATTTTTAGAATGCTGAGTTAATGTACTTTTACCATCAAATGAAACACTGGGAGCTATTGAGTATTAGGAACTTGGCCCACATCAGGTAAAATGATAGTTTACCCTGGTGTATATTCATTTTTGGTTTAGAATTAATACTGCTGATTTCACAGTGCATTGGTACCATAATAGATCAGACTGCATGGAATCACACAGTTAGATGTCAGGCTGGCAGTTCTCATACACATGGTTTCCTGGTGTGGCTGTAGGTGTATTGTCCTTGATTAACTTCTTTGGGACAACCCAGTGTAATATTTCTGTAAGTTTTCATACTGCTGAGGCTTTGTACTCTAAGTCAGCATCAGGATTTTTTGTCCCTCTGCTTGtttataaaagcatttttacacCTGTGTAATGTATAGACTTTTAACAGCTATAGTGTCTctcatggttttattttcccctcacCAGCTGGAAAAACTGATAGAGAAGAACTACTTCCTTCACAAGTCAGCCCAGGAGGCTTACAAAGCTTACATCAGAGCTTACGACTCCCATTCTCTGAAGCAGATCTATGATGTCAATAACTTGGATCTTCCCAAAGTCTGCCTTTCGTTTGGTTTTAAAGTTCCTCCATTTGTTGACCTCAGTATCCTTTCACTGCAGTGTTTCAAAGCTGAGTTTCTGTGTTATAAATGTTTGGTGCAGCTTGCTGAATTCCTGTGGTACCTCAAGTtctgctgttttgttgttggggttGGAGTTTTTCTGCTAATAAtcataaaaatgtttcatgCTCCAACAGTACTTTatcaaagaaaatgtaaatattaactGCAAAAATGCCTACAAACATCTCTTTTAGCACATGTCCGTGCTGTACAGGGTTTAGTTGCTGTTGGGCAGATTCTGGAATGCATCCATGTTCCAAAGTCTTGTTCTCCTccatgcaaaattattttcattgaaatgtACTTGCTTAAGTTTCTTAGTCATGGAATATTGGCACAGAGGGGCAAGAGCAGGAACTGGGAGACAGTATCTAAATTACTGTCAAAGCTAACAGTGGATGGAATTTGAAGCAGTAGGACATTGGATAGCTTAATTGGACAGCTGGAGGAGTAGTTAGAACCACAGGCACAAAGTTCTGGCTTTCTCTGTAATAAGGCACCTcaactttttctctttttttttttttctcacatcaGTAACCCTTAGTAAACACAAAATGCACTGTTTCAAATTACTCCTTTTTAAGTTCTTTAACCAATGAAACTTCAGATGTTAACAGCAACCATGGCAGAAGATTACAGAAAAGAGGTGGAGGTGGGGGATTTGGCTACCAGAAATCAAAGAACGTccacaaagcaaaaatcttCAAACACATCAGCAAGAAATCTGACAATCGGCAGTTTTCTCGTTAGCTCTGGCCATTAAAATGCCTTGGAGTAGCCTACCTTCATCAAAACCATCTGGCAGTTACTTCCAATTTAAACAGctcctttctcatttttagGTCTCTTTAaggattttttctcttttctgggaacatcttttatttttcacttcaggAAGACTCTTCAGAACTGTGGCTAAAGGAGAATACTGCCAGCGAATTTTGCCATACTGGTCGTAAGGAAGAAGATAATTTAAATTACCTGAAGTCAATATGGagattttattaaagaaaaggagaataCCTTTAGGTTTTATAGAAGAATTTGCTTTACATTTACCCTTCTTTCTATGCATACCTCTGAAAATTTTTAGAGTGGACAGCGTAAAGACATTGTGAGATAAAAGGTTTTGCTCACGTGAATCATTGCAAGGGATTTTAATGCTACAGAACTCTGCTTTGGCCACCAAATATGCTGAAGAATATAGGAAGATTCCTTTAGAACTGAACCATGGATGAATAATTAAGGCTGTAGGAGCTTGTGAATGATTTCAGACATGGTATCTGTATAACAAGTATAGtgtccaaaataaaacaaatctcTTACATCAGTTCTGGTACATAATTAATACTGGTTAAATGTGATATAATGGTAACACTATACTGAAATATTTGGATTTCCTTCATGTCCGGTTTAAATCTGAATCTGTTACTCTGGGGACATCTAGTGTACACAGCAAAGAATTAAGGAAAACAGATTACATAAATTAAAGCACTCAACGtaggtattttttaaagatgcttcTTAACTTTGATGCAGTGAGAAGTTCTGCAGTTGTATCTTGTAAATGACAAAAGTGAATTGCTTTCAAGTCTTAGTATATCAGATCAGCAATGAGCAAAGTCAAAGGTACTGCCACAGGACTGGGGGGGTGGAGAGACTCACTAAGTGAAAAGGTGAAATGGGGTATAAATATACTGGAAGGGTATTTTGAAGGAGGAATAtaaaaaactgaaatggaaGAGGGTGGAATACACAttgcagacaggaaaaaatgtgtagGCTTCAGTACAAGAATACACAAGTTGGGTAAAAGAGAAAGTGTATTACACATATTATTTCCATCTCTCAGTCATTGTAGCAGTAGGTGACTGCTCTTATGAGGCTACAGTGGTGGTGAGAAGTGTTTAAAAAGTGTTGAAGTGCCAAGGAAGGACTAAAATGTCACAAAATCCAGAAATGTGGCCCATCTGTGATTACAgtaaaacagcttttaatttgcatttaaaatgtaacCCAGGAGCAGTTACAAATGCAAAAGCATAAGTAGTTATTCCAATATCAATTGGACTGTTAGGTCTTTGGAGGTAGCATGTCAGATTTAAAACTGATACATGcattgaagtatttttttaaaaatcagtagaCTTTCTTTTCATCCTTGGGGAAAGCAGATGGCGAGAAATAAATAGGACCATTCTGTTTCTAGTGCCTCTGCCATTCAGAACTGAGCATTGTCTGGTTTTCCCTCTTATGAAATGGCTGACTATAGAGCCTAATGggcttttaagatttttaatatcaaaataattttgttactAGAATTTGAATGTCTTGTGCTTCTAAGCTTGCAATGAAACAGCAAAATCTTCTCTGAAGTGTAAGCAGTGCTAAATATGACACCTGTCTCATTGAGTTCTAATCTTTGATTCTgggttttcttaaaaatttataaataatagaTATTAAAGAAGTTTTCATGTCTTTATTAGTAGCACATCTTAGGAATTCTCTCTGCGATCTACATCATCACACAGTTTAAGGCTTCTGTTTATATCTGCCAGCTGTGCAATTACTGTATGGGAATTATCTTtcattaaagcaaaagaaacgCTGAGGGACTCATTAGATGAGCTGCAAAATTAATTACTGGGAAAGAGATGTAAGCAAAGCTGCAGTAAACCACTGTGAAGATCAGAGTGTGGTTATGTGGGTGCAAGCAGTGGCTGCAGTAGTGTGGAGTATTGGTTTGGAACAGGAAAAACTTGGGTTGTGGAGTCAGTGACCAGCTGTCTGACCACCCCAGGGCCAGAACTGGTTGGGCTTCAAAGGACATCAAGATTCTGCCCATTCTAAAGTCTGATACATGGAAAACTGATGAAGAGCCTGCACAACTCCTCCCTGGATACTTGGGTTGTATTTGCCTAATTTTCTAACACAAAGAAATCTGAAACAAACTTCTGTAGGATATGGAAGGACTGGGTGGTATTGCTCTAGAGTAATAGTAActtacactgaagaaaaaagaagttaacACTGTTCCTTAAACATAGAGGTGTAATGGCTCCACCCTGCCTGTAGTAGCTACAAAGTCAGCTCTAATTTCCTGATTaagcagaacagaaattcaTGAGCTGAGACTAAGTGGGAATCAAAAGCTTCCTGTCTTGTGCAGATGCAATTACCTTTAGCTTTGTTTATGAAATTGTAAATGACAAATAGTTTCTGATGAAATGTCTGTGTATTGGGCAGCATCTATTCCACCGTGGTATTGCCAGAAGTGCAAAAGATTGTCAAACTGGAATTCTAAGGTTTCCTTTGCAGCTCCCCTGTTATCAATCTTGTGAGCAGTTAATAGACCTCAGCCATCAGGCTCTCAAGGTTTGTCTCCTAACAGTGACCAATCGCTTGGGGACTAATATCATGTGCCTTGAGAAATTGCTTTCTTCCTCTGAGAACCTTGACAAAGAAATTGGACTTTTTAAACCACTTAAGGGGGTGATCAAAACTGCCCTGCTTGAACTGGGAGATGTTTTTGACAGTTCTTGGAAGAGGCCCATAAAGGAGCACTCTGCCACCGAGTTACTGCTCATAATTGTGAAAAATCTTGTCATGACCCGAGTTTCCTGTGCCATAAGCTGCTGAGTTACAGACAAGCACAATGCTGGTCAAAAGGTGTTGCCATCAAATTTTTCAGGGTGCATGTCACAGGTGGAAGGCACCTTTATTGACATGGTAGAGCAAGAGTGGTTGAGAACTGAGTAAGATATCTGCTGAGGTCTGCTGTAAATAAGAAGTATGTTTATATTTTGGCAGTAATCAGCCTTCTGTTTATGTATGACTTGACGACTCAGTTAAAGTAAGCTACCAAAGCTCTGATGATTTGCTTTCAAGCCAGTGACTTGAGGCTCAGGGAAAGGAACTCACAGGAAGGGTGAAAAGGGctatgtgatttttaaaaatgatattCTAGTGGAGGTCCCACTGTGAAGGAAGACATGGTGCTGACAGGATACTGCACAGGTCTGTGACATTCGGTTTTAGTTCTACCACTGCCCTGCTCAGGAGATCATTGTCCAGTCACTTCAAGTGCCCAAAACTTAGAAGGTATTTTACAGAGCCCTGGAAACAGCCAGAAAAGAGCCAGTTATTAGCCCTTGAAAGGTGGGTCAgctgttgggtttgggtttttaatttttttttcaaattaaagtaATGCTGAAAGAAGCCTGTAATCAAGGGGCTAAGCATACAGAATAAAGTCTATCACTGCTCCTGGCTTTTGCTCTATTAGCTtgattttctcaggaaaaattTTAGCTGACAGGAGAATTCATGCAATGCTTACTGAGGCTTTTGTTTGTGCAATGCTTTTAGATTTATAGAAGGTGTTGAGCCGTGACAATAAGAATCCAGCCTCTTGAGCTGGAATGCTCTGAGCTGCTAAAAAATCTGCTGGCTTGCATCAAAGTCGTAAATACCATGATAATGCTTCTGTCAAATCTCTTTATTGCACAGCCACGTGGGGAAGAGATCACTTTTGGTTTTTCCTCTTAGCCACCACAATAAACTTTTGATATGGAGTTGTGAGGAGAGGTAGAGGAAAGATGCCATTAGAAGAAGGGAAGACAAATGGAAAATCTGGGTCCTGTCTAGAAACACATTCACTTTGCTATATGGGTGTCATCTAGTTTAAGAACTGCAttcacttttcaaaaaaaaaatccccaaaaccttAGCATACTCCTCAATAGCAGTCCATCTTCCCAGACGCTTTTGTAAGCTGCAACACTGAAAAACATAACCATCTactattttttcccagttggtcagaatttaaagaaaaaaaaaggggggggggaattGCAGGCTGTGCAAAATCTTGTATAACAGTCACAAAATTCCAAACTCTCCTCTCTATTCTGGCTGTCAGCTAAAGATGTTGAGACACCCACGGCTTTCTGGGCTCCTCCATGAATGGTTGCAATCACCtttgaatgtttttattattaataaaatcaaTACTACCTGGCATCTATGTGACATCTAGATTCTCCATCCCATTTTCAATCGTGAAAGTATGGATCAGCTGGTAAAGGACTTTggaaggtttgttttttgtcttgAGCTGAAATGTTCTGTATATTTCTCAAATTAATTGCAGGATTTATATAACtgacttttcttaaaaatgctttagaaaGGAGGCTGATTTTCTACTAAAGAGGATGGAATAAAAACTGCATCTGCTAGAAGCTTTTTTAGCACTTTTGAATCTAAAaccaaaaatggaaaatatgtaAAGAGTCAAGTTCAGTGTAGTCCCTTTATAATGGTCTAAAAATAATCTGCCTCTAATGGATAAAAACAAACTTTTGGAAAATGTaacattaaattttatatatttgctATAAAAATACTGCATCACTTCACAAAATGGGCTGGAATTCTGTAATCTCTGGATGAATCATCACCCTCCAGAGCTGTTACTAAGCTGCGTGCTGTCCTTGGAAGTGCTTGGAAATGGTGCTGTGACAATGCTGgtctgggcagctgctccctggggaggaCAGACACCTCCTAAGCACAGCTGAGCAAAGGGGAGCTTGGACACAAATTACAAGGATGCAGGGAGGGTTAAGCCAAGTCAAGAACTTTCAGACTGACAGAAAGAAATAGTATAACAAGATGGAGTCTGAAAAGATTCAGTTAAAGAGAGTCCTGAAGTGATGTTTGGTGAAGTGATGAGGACTAGGAAATCTGTTTTGCAATTCCTCACCTCTGTCAGAAGTCCTTTTCTCATCAATTCTCAGGTCAACAGGGAAAAATGAGAACAGATGCAAAGGAAGATGTGAAGTATTTAGACTTATAAGAGATTGCTATTGTTCACCCTTTTGTGTTTTGCATCCCTCAGACTTCTCAAAAGCGCCACAAAGCACCAAATATCCATATGGAAAGATGACATTCCCTTGAATTCACTGTTGATTCTATTGTCTGTCTCCAAGCCCTTGGTCACATATTTGATTGCTTATTTTAAGAGTAATGAAATGGTTGGTGGGAGCACTGAGGGAACATGTCAGGAAAGGGCTGTGAAGAGAAGAGGGTGTCCCATAGCCTCATGGGGTCCATGGGGAGAAGGGGGTGTTTTGTCACCACCTGGGTCTGTGGGGACACAGACTATTGCTGTCAGCcgtggtgaggccacatctgaCCACTGTGTCCAAATCAGGGCTCCTCCGTACAAGAAAAGAGCTACTGGACAGAGTCCAGCAGAGGCCACAAAGGTCAtggaggggtctggagcatttCTCTTATGAGGGGAGACTGCGAGAGATGAGcctgtttagtctggagaaggcAAGACAGAGAGGGCATCTCATTGATGCACATTAAGATCTCAAAGGCAGGTGCCAAGAGGACGGTGCCGGACTGTTTTCAGTGTCGCCCTGCgacaggacaaggagtaatggcCATAAAACACAAGAAGTCTAAGCTCTTCACACTGAGGATGGCAGCACACTaaaagctgcccagggagagcgtggagtctccctctccggagacattccaaacccacctggacgTGTTCCTGGGACACCTGCCTGAGGTTACCCTGCCCGGGCAGGGCGGTGGGGCgggatgatctccagaggtcccttccagccccggCAGCTCGGAGACCCCGCGAGCAGCGAGCGCCTCGCCCCTCACGGGGCCGCGGGCAGCAGCCGGGGAGGCGgcgcctcccgccgccccgcacggcccggccgcgcctcccgccgcccccgAGGCGGCCGCTGGggcggggcggcagcggcggtGCCGCCCGCCCGTCCGCGCTGCCCATGCCGGAGCCTCGCCGCGGTCCCGCCGcgcctccctcccttctccagcctgccTCCCTTCTCCGGCCACCCGGGATGGGCGTGCGGAGCGGCGGGCTCTGGCGGGAGCCGCGGGCAGCGCTGGGGCGGCGGCGCATGTGGGGCGGCCGCTGAGCGGAGGTCCCGGTGTGGGGCTCCCGCTCgccggcagcggggctggggacGGTGCCGGCGGCCTGGGAAGGGGCAGCGGTGGGGAGTCGAGCCCTGGTCCCGGGCATGGCGGAGACCCTGAGCCCCTGCTCCCCACGgggccagtgccagcccagcatGGGCACCAATACCTCGTCTGCCAACGTGGACGCCAACGCCTCCTCCTCGGCGGTGGGCGGCAGCGCGTGGAGGGGCCGGGAGCCCTTCTCCATCTTCACCGTCCTCATCCTGACCCTGCTGGTGCTCCTGACCGTGGCCACCTTCCTCTGGAACCTGCTGGTGCTGGCCACCATCCTGCGAGTGAAGGCCTTCCACCGGGTGCCCCACAACCTGGTGGCCTCCACGGCGGTGTCGGACGTGCTGGTGGCGGCCCTGGTGATGCCGCTGAGCCTGGTGAAGGAGCTGTCGGCCGGGCGGCGGTGGCGGCTGGGCCGGGAGCTGTGCCTCGTGTGGGTGTGCTTCGACATGCTGTGCTGCACGGCCAGCATCTGGAACGTGACGGCCATCGCCCTGGACCGCTACTGGTCCATCACCCGGCAGCTGCAGTACACGCTGCTCGCCCGCCGCCGCATCTCCAACGTGATGATCGCTCTCACATGGCTGCTGTCCGCCGCCATCTCCCTCGCCCcgctcctgggctggggagagacCTACAGCCCCGAGCAGGAGcgctgccagctcagccaggagccGTCCTACACCATCGTCTCCACGGGCGGGGCCTTCTACCTGCCCCTCTGCGTGGTGCTCTTCGTCTACTGGAAGATCTACAAGGCGTCCAAGTTCCACATGGGGGCCCGCAGGAGGAACGCCGTGGTGCCCCTGCCCGAGGCTGCCCAGGTAAGGCTGGGCAAGGGGAGGGATTCCCCGCTGCTCCCCCGGGCACTGCCATCCTGCTTCCATCCTGCTTCTCCTGAGCTCCGGCCCTCACCCCTGCCATGGTGGGTTCAGCACAGCGAGAAGGCTGAGAGGTGCCCCGGCGCTCCCTGTGTTTGACTTTGTCACAGACTGGACGAGAGCAGTAATTAGCCAGTCAAaaagtgcagctcctggagaagagctttattctcattttttccttgtgttatAAGAGTAAGGGACAAGTCGGGAGAGACATTTGAAAATTGTCTCTTTGTTCTGAATTTGCcatttattgggtttttttttgttttggtttggtttagtttttttctctttatgtttTTTATAGCGTTAATGGGGTAAAAAAGACATAAACAGATCTCCAGGTCCTGTAATGAGATAAATGTGCATTTATCTACCAGCACAGACTTTGTGTGTCTGAATAGATTTTGGTAAGCAAATTATGCACTATACCAAATATAAACTTACATATTGGTGTGCTTGGGCTAGTTTTCCTTGAATACTGCTGACTGCATAGTGTTGAAGCAGTGAGCAATCATTTCTGGTTTAAAATTACTTGCTTCAAAACCATGTTCTCCTTATCCCAAAGATTGTCTGTAATCCTGCAGTGCCCTAGCCATTTGGGAAGTCTCATTTATTCTGGGGATACACCTTGCTGACAGGAAAGCTGTGCCCCTTCAAAAGGGTTGGGGTTGGCTCCTTGTGCTCCATAAGTCAGGCTCTCTGCATGATGCTGCTGTCACCCATTCCATGCTTCCACCGTGCTTGGCTGTGCTCTCTGTAAACTTTCCCTGCTTTCTGTCACATACTCTCACTCCTGCTAGTCTTTATGTTTTTGTGATTGCACGTTGCACCTCCTAAGCCCAGTCCCTTCCCAGTTGCCGAAGATGAGCTGTGTGGATGTTAGAGATACCTACAGAGAACATTTCTGTTCCTCCATTGGGGTTAATCCTGCAGAGCCTCATTCCCCTGCAAAATCCTGTCTTTGATTTGGAGGCAAAGAAGCTCATTATGATGGTCACAAGCAAGAGTCTGTAGGTTGTGTCCCCAGATGCTAGCAAGAGATGCACTGGCATAATTGCCCTGGCAATAATTGCATAATGCACTGGCAATTATGTGTGATTAGACTTGCAGATTTGGATCATAATGTCTTGAAGCTACTTCTAATACATATTGATTTATGAAGTTATCATatatgaaaaagcaaaaaatttgtTAGAAAAGTTGAGAATGTCTCCTCTagtggcatttttttccctacaatcTTCAGCCCCTAGTTTGCATCAGATTTCTTTCAAATTGGTTTAAGTATGATGAAAGTATTGCTTGGAG
This genomic interval from Motacilla alba alba isolate MOTALB_02 chromosome 7, Motacilla_alba_V1.0_pri, whole genome shotgun sequence contains the following:
- the LOC119703189 gene encoding 5-hydroxytryptamine receptor 5B-like, which codes for MAETLSPCSPRGQCQPSMGTNTSSANVDANASSSAVGGSAWRGREPFSIFTVLILTLLVLLTVATFLWNLLVLATILRVKAFHRVPHNLVASTAVSDVLVAALVMPLSLVKELSAGRRWRLGRELCLVWVCFDMLCCTASIWNVTAIALDRYWSITRQLQYTLLARRRISNVMIALTWLLSAAISLAPLLGWGETYSPEQERCQLSQEPSYTIVSTGGAFYLPLCVVLFVYWKIYKASKFHMGARRRNAVVPLPEAAQVKEASQEPQMVFTARRAAITFQTDGETWREQKEKKAALMVGILIGVFVLCWIPFFITELISPLCSCNIPPIWKSIFLWLGYSNSFFNPLIYTAFNKNYNNAFKNLFVKQR